CTCTACAGGACCTAGTTGAAACCAAAGGACCCGGAGGCGGAGCTACACGCCACAGACactacagagaaacacacaaagcaaaaacaatcaGTATCACTATCACCACTGTCATTATTAGTATTTCACAGCCTTACAAATCTGATGCATTTGTTAAGACGACCTTGTGGCACATGCCAGACTGccaggaggaagaaacactaGAGCTGTTACCATGCTCGATAGGTGTGGGATAAAGTGAGAGTTATGGGACTTGGAATGAAATTAATATGAAATCTATTTTTATGGGATCTTTAAAGAAAATATgactaaaaacaaacatgattttttGTGGATGGCTCTTTGTGTTGTAAAGTCTAAACTTTGACTATCGACCAGCAGTTTGTTTCAAGtgaaactgtttttaaaagcatAGAAACTGAAGGCAAAATACTGAAGACAATGAACACGTTGGTTAAGGACACAGACATGCGGGACTCTCTTACTTTGTAGACAAgatttaacaaaacaaaaaacaagtttaTGTAAATTTTGTGGTTTTCTATGctgttctgttatttttctgtAGTTTGATGAAATTTAAaccaagttaaaaaaaaaaaaaaaaaaagccagctgATGATCTTCTGGGCTGTGTTCATGAACCCCATGCAGTGCTCTCCTCTCtaccactgagcagctgctggacCACGTTGAGATGCAGTATGTCAGCACACTCTCGATGGTGGCGTGGTAggaggacaccagcagcttctcctgAAGGTCGATTTTCCTGAGACTTCTCAGGAAGTAGAATCTCTGCTGCGCCTTCTTGACCACTGCCATGGTGTTGGTGGTTCAGGAGAGAACTTCAGaaataacagagaaaaaaaacaataaaaaataaataaataacaagaataataattaaaaaaaagaaaaggtttgcTCAGGATGCAGTAACAGTGTTGGGGTAAGCTCCTCTTATACTGTAGATGATTCAGGTGACCTTTTAAATCCATACAGTGACTCAGAAAAGCTGATTTTAGGGGATTTTactctgcatttctctcaggcAACTCTGAGGATTACAAAAGGTCCAGATATgtacacccccagcacagactcttcacactcctaccttcaggcagacactacaggagtgtgaagtccaggacgacaagactgaccaacagcttctattcacaggccatcaggctggtgaacacctcactcactgcCTCTTCCGTCCTCCCGgtctgaactgatttaacctcACActccttacctacactgcactgctgctgttagaacaacactgtttacatccattactgcacagaacaacattgtttactgtttactgatgcactttatgaacagctgctctacatatttgcacatatgcacgtgtaactaattttatttcaactttcatactgtatatttggtgaatggaggaacagcagttaaaagtaaaaatgtaatcttaagaataaaaagaaaatataagaataactctaaaaacagtaaagaatttcattgtacagtgtaactgcctgttctgctgtgcatatgacaataaaactctggAATCTTGAACTGGTTAACTAACACATCTGATCCCATGAAGGAAGTGAGTAGGAATCTGTCTCTAACAGAACTCATTACAGAACCAACAAAACCGAATTTAATTGACCCACCAAGTCAACAATCCAATCACATGCAATAGAAACACTACCATAATAAAGTCAGGCTCTCGGATAGAGGTTAGAAGACCTTAAAAACATCAGGATCAGACACAGATCAGATCCCTTGTTCAGCTCTGAAAGATCTTCCTTGATCAATACTAGCAACAAATCATGGAGCCTCACTAGAAGAAACGGTGACGGAGACCGACGGTCACTATCAGACAGCTGAGGAATAAACGACGCTATGACCTCAGCAAAAAAGTCAATGGTCTTACCCGGAATCTACTTTCACTTCATGCAAATTCCGGCCTAACTTTAGATCTAAAATCACTCATTTTAAGCTCATGCTGGTGTCACAGTTTGCCAAACTAGCCGTACAGCTTAAAGTCTAGTTCTGTACCTGATTTTAATTGTCCAGCTTCATCTGAAGTCTAATGGGGTGCTATAGTTCACCCTTCACTCACTCTTACCATCACAAGCCTGATGCCCTGCCCTAAGCTTACCTTCACATTATATAACTGGAGCTACTGTTACTCACGCTAACTTTACCACAAGCGTAGGCCCTAAAGCCGAGCTCTAAACCCACCATCACTctctttatatacactataagCCTGAGGCCTCCTTTCACTTTAACCTCCATCATcataagccaaaaaaaaataaaaaatcaaatctCCTTTTATTCGTGCTGTCTACATCAGGAGTTCTACACCTAACTAGAAACCTACTTATTAACATGCTTTCATTCACTTTCACCTCATCATAAGCCTGGAGCCTAGATATGAGTCTATAGACGCCCACTGTAAACACTTCCAAAGCTTGAAGCCAAGTCCCATACCTCCTACTGCTTCATCTAACTTCCTCATGAGCCCAGGGCCTAGCTCTAAATCTACTCTACATACACTCCAACTACTATATAGCAGCTTCATCACCTGCCTAAAGCCCAGCCCTGTACCCATCATTACTTTTGCTTGATCTAACCATGTTATAAGCTTAAAGCATAGCTTTGAACACAATACTATTAACTTTAACCTCATTATATATCGGAGGCCTCGCTGTAAACTCACTTTTACCTCCTCTAACTTCATAACACATCTCGAGATTCAACAGTTTTATATTCTCTTATCATGCTTATGATAAAGCTATGCTGAGAAAGTAAATGTCTTGCTATGTTCCTCTTCTCATTCACATTAGCTACCATAGAAGCCCAAGGCCTAGCTATTAACTGACTATTCACCACCTTTAACTTCCACTGTAGGATTATAGTAAACACAGACATCTCCAATTAGTCTCATGATCTAGTTAGGCTGAATGGAAGGAACTACATAGTAAGACATTGCGCTGGTAAGGAATCGCGAGTCAGCAAAAGTAGCCTCACAGCTAAACCTCAGACTTCAACATTTCACTGCATTAAGGCCTGGGGCTCAGGAATAATCCACTCTTTGCTTCCTCTAACATTGTCATGAGCATACGGCCTCGGCCTGTACCTACTTTTAATTTCTCATCAGAACCTCATCATTGGCTTAATGGCTTGTTTTCTACCTCCGTTCCTTAATGCTAGCTACATCAGGAACCTGAGCATAAGCCTGGGGCCTAGTTGGAAGCCCATTTTTGCTGACTCTGACTCCATCATGAGCCTGTGTCCTAACTCTAATCTCATTTCTACTTCATCTCACCTCATCATGTCCCTATGGTCTCGCTCTAACTACACAGTAAGCCTACGGTTTAGCCCTGCATCTATTACTACACACTATAACCACAGTAGAAGCCTGAGGCCGAGCTATAAGCCTCACTCTAACTTCATCAGGTGCCTAAGGTGTAGCCTTAAACCTACTTGTACCCTCTGTGACTTTACCATTAACCTGAGGActacatgtaaatataaatatgctcACTCTTACTTCATCATGAGTCTGACCATTAGCTTTCTCACACAAAGGCCATCATTAGTCTGAGGCCCAGCTCGACATCAACCTTCACTTAGTGTGAACTACTTCTGCTTCCTCGAACATCCTCCTAACCTGCCTGTACTCACTGGCACTTTATCATTAGCCTGAGGACTAATttcatctctgacttcagcatTAGCCTAACTCCTGGGTCAATATCACAGAGCTAAAGCTTCACTTCTGTCCTACTTTTACTATTATCATTCCATCACACGTCTCTGGCATAGCTGTAAACTCACATTCAAGGCTGTGTCCTAAATGCAGTTTCACTCACTGATAAATTTACACAATTCATCACAAACCTACAGTCTACCTGTGAACACACTTTATGGTAATACCAGAGAAGCCTGGTTACACACCTGTTCATAGTGCCTGGAGCGTCATCAATAGTCTCAAGTTTAACTCCAAATGTATGTTTACTCATTCTAACATCTAAATCCATGCTTCAGTCCTCCAGCCTTCCTCAGATTACTGCATTCTGCTTTTGACAACACGCCACACTACACAGTATTCCAACTATTCCCTGCACACCACACCACATTTAATTACACCGTATTTGCTTAAACTACCACTAAATAAGATATGTATAAATAGGAATGTGAAGTTTCACCATTTTATAAGCTGAGTTATCACAacacaaagggaaaaaaaagaaaaaaaaaaaaaaacaaaaaacacaatatggctcatttttaaatacagagTCCCATGATCCACACAACACAGTAACTACAGGCAGATTAAACTGCTCAGGAAATGAgcaataaattacatcacagcgTTTAAGAGCTCGGAGTTTCCTAGAAAAATCGCTCTTAAGGACTGAAACAGTTTGgtggctcttaaaagagccTTTTGGGTGAGGAAGTTGTGGTCGCTCCGCTGAATCTAAGCGCGCTCTCCGCGGATACGGCGGGCCAGCTGGATGTCTTTAGGCATGATGGTGACTCTCTTGGCGTGGATGGCGCACAGGTTCGTGTCCTCGAAGAGACCCACCAAGTAAGCCTCGCTGGCCTCCTGCAGGGCCATGACGGCAGAGCTCTGGAAGCGGAGATCGGTCTTGAAGTCCTGAGCGATCTCCCGCACCAGGCGCTGGAAGGGCAGCTTGCGGATCAGCAGCTCTGTGGACTTCTGGTAGCGGCGGATCTCGCGGAGAGCCACGGTACCGGGCCTGTAACGGTGAGGCTTCTTGACGCCGCCGGTGGCCGGAGCGCTCTTCCGGGCAGCCTTGGTAGCCAGCTGCTTCCTCGGGGCTTTACCACCGGTGGACTTACGGGCG
This window of the Pygocentrus nattereri isolate fPygNat1 chromosome 2, fPygNat1.pri, whole genome shotgun sequence genome carries:
- the LOC119261844 gene encoding histone H3 — protein: MARTKQTARKSTGGKAPRKQLATKAARKSAPATGGVKKPHRYRPGTVALREIRRYQKSTELLIRKLPFQRLVREIAQDFKTDLRFQSSAVMALQEASEAYLVGLFEDTNLCAIHAKRVTIMPKDIQLARRIRGERA